CGCAGAGTTTGTTGAAAACATTGACTTTTAGACAAAGAATAGAAAAGGTGAATTAAAATGAGTGAAAAAAACTTAGAACATAACCATGGTATTATTAAGGGTATTGATATTGCTGCTGAGGTTAGAAAAGACTTTTTAGAATATTCAATGTCTGTTATTGTTAGTCGTGCGCTTCCAGACTTGAAGGATGGTTTAAAACCTGTTCACCGTCGTATTATTTATGCGATGAATGATTTAGGGATTACTGCAGATAAACAACACAAAAAATCAGCACGTATTGTTGGGGAAGTTATTGGTAAGTACCACCCACACGGTGATACTGCTGTTTATGACTCAATGGTAAGAATGGCTCAAGACTTTTCATACCGTTACCCATTAGTTGATGGTCATGGTAACTTTGGTTCAATCGATGGTGATGGAGCCGCTGCCATGCGTTATACTGAGGCTAGATTAGCTAAAGTATCAAATTTTATTATTAAAGATATTGATATGAACACTGTTCCTTTTGTTGATAACTATGATGCTAGTGAACGTGAACCTGCTTACTTAACAGGTTACTTCCCTAACTTATTAGCAAATGGGGCAATGGGAATTGCTGTTGGGATGGCTACAAGTATTCCACCACATAACTTAAGAGAAGTAATTAGTGCGATTCATGCATTTATTGATAATCGTGATATTACAATTGATGAAATTTTAGATAACCACATTATGGGACCAGATTTCCCAACTGGTGCGTTAATGACAAATGGAATCAGAATGCGTGAAGGATACAAAACTGGTAGAGGTGCTGTAACTATTCGTGCTAAAGTTGCACTTGAAGAAAATGATCGTCATGCAAGATTTATAATTACTGAAATTCCATACCAAACTAACAAAGCTAAATTAATTGAAAGAATTGCTGAATTAGTTAAAACAAAACAATTAGAAGGTATTTCAGATATTCGTGATGAATCTAACTATGAAGGAATTAGAATTGTTATTGAATTAAGACGTGATTCAAACCCTGATGTTGTTTTATCTAAGTTATATAAATTTACTAACTTACAAACAACTTACTCATTAAACTTGTTATCACTACACAATAACATTCCTGTGTTATTAGATTTAAAATCAATTATTAAACACTATGTTGATTTCCAAATTAATGTAATTATTAAACGTTCTATCTTTGAAAAAGATAAAATTGAAAAACGTTTTCATATTTTAGAAGCTTTAGATACTGCATTAGATAACATTGATGCAATTGTTAATATTTTAAGAAATTCACCAGAATCAAATGAAGCTAAATTAAAATTAACTGAAGCATTTGGATTTGATGAAGAACAAAACAAGGCTATTCTTGATATGAGATTACAACGTTTAGTTGGATTAGAACGTGGAAAAATTCAACAAGAAATGGCACAAATTAAAGAAAGAATTGATTATCTAACTTTATTAATTTCTGATGAAACAGAACAAAATAATGTATTAA
This region of Mesoplasma melaleucae genomic DNA includes:
- the gyrA gene encoding DNA gyrase subunit A, which gives rise to MSEKNLEHNHGIIKGIDIAAEVRKDFLEYSMSVIVSRALPDLKDGLKPVHRRIIYAMNDLGITADKQHKKSARIVGEVIGKYHPHGDTAVYDSMVRMAQDFSYRYPLVDGHGNFGSIDGDGAAAMRYTEARLAKVSNFIIKDIDMNTVPFVDNYDASEREPAYLTGYFPNLLANGAMGIAVGMATSIPPHNLREVISAIHAFIDNRDITIDEILDNHIMGPDFPTGALMTNGIRMREGYKTGRGAVTIRAKVALEENDRHARFIITEIPYQTNKAKLIERIAELVKTKQLEGISDIRDESNYEGIRIVIELRRDSNPDVVLSKLYKFTNLQTTYSLNLLSLHNNIPVLLDLKSIIKHYVDFQINVIIKRSIFEKDKIEKRFHILEALDTALDNIDAIVNILRNSPESNEAKLKLTEAFGFDEEQNKAILDMRLQRLVGLERGKIQQEMAQIKERIDYLTLLISDETEQNNVLKNQLSEIADKFGDDRRTKTIDEGLMDIEDEELIPDVKTMILLSEEGYIRRVDPEEFRVQKRGGRGVSVNSANEDPIVIATMGKMRNWVLFFTNSGKVFRTKAYNIRQYSRTARGLPIVNFLNGLTAEDKITAILPLRNAKEKMHYLTFITEKGMIKKTDISLFDNINKNGKIAINLKENDQLVTVFATTGEDTIFVANKSGKVIRIQENIVRPLSRTASGVKAIKLDEKDIVVGAVTSFGIENITTISSKGSFKKTNIDEYRISGRNAKGIKVMNLNEKTGDFKSIIAARETDLVCIISTDGNLIKTKASDIPVLGRAAAGVRGIRLSEGNKIQAVMLEYRKHGEENQEFEED